A part of Flavobacteriaceae bacterium GSB9 genomic DNA contains:
- a CDS encoding SLC13 family permease, which produces MIYLMLFILVVTIALFVWGKFTPDIVALISMLSLFLTGILTAEETLSGFSNPTVIMIAALFIIGEGIAQTGWTAMAGKKFVEWAGNSVPKLLAIVTLGGGILSGFVSNTGTVATLMPLTISSAWSIGTFPSKMLMPVAFGSNTGGLLTLTGTPPNIIASNALVENGFEGFSFFEFALIGAPLLIIAILYFRFIGYKLLPKNKTNNKPINIESTLHNWIESYKVDNGYYRLRVRSISPLLNTKIEAWQFEKNYNVSIIRIKRRHPNLLKQVPQFIEFPDPSTEFLYHDIITVKGDTEAINKLMITFRLGLLPLDPIADELKNNLINQEVGMTEVIVNPNSILVGRKYKLGDYFKRFGIQLLAASRDKEALLDKEITVKAGDAFLIRGTWENIEDLKKQHENLVIIGSPEGMAKNVEKLNHKSFIALGALILMIIFMVFKIVPGSIAALISAGVVLLTGCVPISKAYKGISWTSVVMIAAMIPMGIALQKTGTAQIIANGLVDYLGAIHPVALLGGVFLLTTTFSQVINNSATAVLMAPIAILAASSLNLSPEPFMIVVAISASTAFLTPIGTTTNAMVMTAGAYKFMDYLKVGAPLLLIFFIITLLLVPTIWPL; this is translated from the coding sequence ATGATTTATTTAATGCTCTTCATTTTAGTTGTTACCATAGCCCTTTTTGTTTGGGGTAAATTTACACCAGATATTGTGGCTCTAATATCGATGTTAAGTCTATTTTTAACAGGTATTTTAACCGCTGAGGAAACTTTAAGCGGGTTTAGTAACCCTACCGTTATTATGATTGCGGCACTCTTTATTATTGGTGAAGGCATCGCCCAAACAGGCTGGACCGCCATGGCCGGTAAAAAGTTTGTAGAATGGGCAGGCAACAGCGTACCTAAATTACTAGCCATAGTAACCTTGGGAGGCGGAATTTTGTCTGGTTTTGTAAGCAATACCGGTACGGTGGCTACATTAATGCCTTTAACCATTTCTTCGGCCTGGAGTATTGGTACATTTCCATCAAAAATGCTCATGCCTGTAGCTTTTGGCTCAAATACTGGCGGGCTACTTACATTAACGGGCACACCTCCAAATATTATTGCGAGCAATGCGCTTGTCGAGAATGGATTTGAAGGGTTTTCGTTCTTTGAATTCGCATTAATTGGAGCACCATTGCTCATTATTGCCATTCTATATTTCAGATTTATAGGTTACAAATTATTACCTAAAAATAAAACCAACAACAAACCAATCAATATTGAATCTACCCTGCACAACTGGATTGAATCTTATAAAGTAGATAATGGCTATTACCGTTTAAGAGTAAGATCTATTTCACCGCTATTGAACACCAAAATAGAAGCTTGGCAATTTGAAAAAAACTACAATGTTTCTATTATTAGAATAAAAAGAAGGCATCCCAACCTATTGAAACAAGTACCACAATTTATTGAGTTTCCAGACCCAAGCACAGAGTTTCTTTATCATGATATTATTACCGTGAAAGGCGACACGGAAGCCATAAATAAATTGATGATAACCTTCAGGCTCGGTCTATTACCTTTAGACCCCATTGCAGACGAACTAAAAAACAACTTGATAAACCAAGAGGTTGGCATGACCGAAGTTATCGTTAACCCAAACTCTATATTAGTTGGAAGAAAATACAAATTAGGCGACTATTTTAAACGATTTGGCATTCAGCTTTTAGCAGCATCTAGAGACAAAGAAGCCTTATTGGACAAGGAAATTACGGTTAAGGCTGGCGATGCATTTCTAATTCGAGGTACTTGGGAGAATATTGAAGATTTAAAAAAACAACATGAAAATTTAGTTATTATAGGTAGTCCGGAGGGAATGGCCAAAAATGTTGAAAAACTAAACCACAAATCCTTTATTGCCTTAGGGGCACTTATTTTGATGATTATATTCATGGTTTTCAAAATAGTTCCCGGATCTATTGCTGCATTAATTTCTGCTGGAGTCGTTTTATTAACAGGTTGTGTTCCTATCTCTAAAGCTTACAAGGGCATCAGTTGGACAAGTGTGGTTATGATTGCGGCCATGATCCCTATGGGCATAGCACTGCAAAAAACCGGTACGGCACAAATTATTGCTAACGGATTGGTTGATTATTTAGGAGCAATACACCCTGTAGCACTTTTAGGAGGCGTATTTTTATTAACTACAACCTTTAGCCAGGTTATTAATAATTCGGCTACAGCCGTACTTATGGCGCCCATTGCTATTTTGGCCGCTAGTTCGCTAAATTTATCGCCCGAACCTTTTATGATTGTAGTTGCCATAAGTGCATCAACAGCATTTTTAACACCAATAGGCACTACCACCAACGCTATGGTAATGACGGCCGGCGCATACAAATTTATGGACTACCTAAAAGTTGGCGCTCCACTCCTGCTCATATTTTTCATAATAACTTTACTATTAGTACCAACCATATGGCCATTATAA
- the bshB1 gene encoding bacillithiol biosynthesis deacetylase BshB1, whose product MKLDILAIGAHPDDVELGCGGTIAKEVANGKKVGILDLTRGELGTRGTAETRDEEAERSAKILGVQVRENLRFADGFFINDENHQLEIIKKIRKYQPEIVLCNAVDDRHIDHGKASKLTSDACFLSGLVKIETKLNGELQQPWRPKQVYHYIQWRNLEPDVVVDITGFSNKKMASVLAYETQFFNQSSKEPQTPISSKNFTDSVIYRARDLGRLVGVEYAEGFTVERHVAVDSLFVLK is encoded by the coding sequence ATGAAATTAGATATTTTGGCGATTGGCGCTCACCCAGATGATGTTGAATTGGGTTGTGGCGGGACCATTGCAAAAGAAGTGGCCAACGGAAAAAAGGTAGGCATTCTTGATTTAACCAGAGGCGAGTTGGGCACACGCGGTACGGCAGAAACTAGAGATGAAGAAGCCGAGCGCTCAGCTAAAATACTTGGGGTTCAGGTAAGGGAAAACCTAAGGTTTGCCGATGGTTTTTTTATAAACGATGAAAACCATCAATTGGAAATTATAAAAAAAATTAGAAAGTACCAGCCAGAAATTGTATTATGTAATGCGGTTGACGATAGGCATATTGATCATGGTAAAGCTAGCAAGTTGACTAGCGATGCTTGTTTTTTAAGTGGCTTGGTTAAGATTGAAACCAAATTAAACGGAGAATTGCAACAGCCTTGGCGGCCAAAACAAGTGTACCACTACATACAATGGAGAAATTTAGAGCCTGATGTAGTAGTTGATATTACTGGATTTTCCAATAAAAAAATGGCTTCGGTTTTAGCGTACGAAACCCAATTTTTTAACCAGAGTAGTAAAGAGCCACAAACCCCTATTTCGAGCAAAAACTTTACGGATAGTGTTATTTACAGAGCACGAGATTTAGGTCGTTTAGTGGGGGTGGAGTATGCCGAAGGTTTTACGGTAGAGCGTCATGTAGCGGTTGATAGTCTATTCGTTTTGAAGTAA
- a CDS encoding antibiotic biosynthesis monooxygenase: MIAHTPQPPYYAVIFSSIKSGNDDGYSQMSNLMFNLASEQQGFLGLESAQNDLGITVSYWEDLESIKQWKQHTEHQYAQKEGKAKWYKDYKVRIAKVERDYSF; the protein is encoded by the coding sequence ATGATAGCGCATACACCCCAACCACCTTATTACGCAGTAATTTTCTCTTCCATAAAATCGGGAAATGACGATGGCTACTCCCAGATGTCAAATTTAATGTTTAATCTAGCCAGTGAGCAACAAGGTTTTCTTGGTTTAGAAAGTGCCCAAAACGATTTAGGCATAACCGTTTCGTACTGGGAAGATTTAGAATCTATAAAGCAATGGAAACAACACACCGAGCACCAATACGCCCAAAAAGAAGGAAAGGCCAAATGGTACAAAGATTACAAGGTGCGAATTGCAAAAGTTGAACGCGACTATAGCTTTTAA
- a CDS encoding M28 family metallopeptidase has product MLALFISAIVSISSCSSQDKTAKNKTAAPEHYAKTITASELKTMLYTYASDDFEGRKTGEPGQKKAIEFIKKHYVEAGIPSPIADGDYFQEIPASYFPSGIKDSENVLAFIKGSEKPEEVIIISAHLDHIGITGNDQINNGADDDGSGTVAIIEIAKAFKAAQEAGHGPKRSLLFLHVTGEELGLYGSRYYTEVDPILPLKNTVANLNIDMIGRVDQKHEGSDNYLYLIGSDKLSTELHNLSEKVNKTYFNLEFDYTYNEDDDPNRFYYRSDHYNFAKHNIPVIFYFNGTHADYHKPSDTPDKINYEFLETRARLIFHMAWELANRAERVKLD; this is encoded by the coding sequence ATCTTAGCTCTATTTATATCTGCTATTGTATCTATATCGTCTTGTAGCTCGCAAGACAAAACCGCAAAAAACAAAACCGCTGCACCCGAACATTATGCCAAAACTATTACGGCTTCAGAACTTAAAACTATGCTCTATACGTATGCATCCGATGATTTTGAAGGACGTAAAACTGGTGAACCTGGGCAAAAAAAGGCGATTGAATTTATAAAAAAGCATTACGTTGAAGCAGGTATCCCATCTCCCATTGCTGATGGGGACTATTTTCAGGAAATTCCGGCGTCCTATTTTCCAAGCGGCATCAAGGATTCCGAAAATGTTTTAGCTTTCATAAAAGGCAGTGAAAAGCCAGAAGAAGTTATTATCATTTCGGCTCACCTCGATCATATTGGTATTACAGGAAACGACCAAATAAATAATGGCGCAGACGACGATGGTTCTGGTACCGTTGCCATAATTGAAATTGCCAAAGCTTTTAAGGCCGCCCAAGAGGCTGGACATGGCCCAAAACGAAGCCTTTTATTTTTACACGTAACAGGTGAAGAACTTGGCCTTTACGGATCGCGTTATTACACCGAAGTTGACCCCATTTTACCCTTAAAAAACACGGTTGCCAATTTAAATATTGATATGATTGGTCGCGTTGATCAAAAACACGAAGGCAGCGATAACTACCTATACCTTATCGGGTCGGATAAATTGAGTACCGAACTGCACAACCTTTCTGAAAAGGTCAATAAAACCTATTTTAATTTAGAATTTGATTATACTTATAACGAAGACGACGACCCTAACCGTTTTTATTACCGATCTGATCACTACAATTTTGCAAAGCACAACATACCTGTCATATTTTATTTTAACGGAACCCATGCCGATTACCACAAACCAAGCGACACACCCGATAAAATAAATTATGAGTTTTTAGAAACCAGAGCGCGTTTAATTTTCCATATGGCTTGGGAACTCGCCAATAGAGCCGAGCGAGTAAAGTTGGATTGA
- a CDS encoding M28 family peptidase, translating into MKTLAILSLFTLVGTCATPKYTAKIENLKNSITFNDSILVRKYANTITANELKTHLYKFCDTNFEGRKIGEPGQKKAALFLKNYYQSENIASPISGNQYFQTVPSSFMENQYNSSENVLAYVKGTEKPEEVIIISAHLDHLGISENGKVFQGADDDGSGNVALMEMAQAFKLAKQDGHGPKRSILFLHLTGEEIGQRGSEFYVKHPVFPLSQTLTNLNIDMIGRVDNVQKPNENYLYLIGSNRLSKELHYISEKVNSTYFNLKIDYRYNIEDEENNYYARSDHYNFALQGIPVIFYFNGEHDDYHKVTDTPDKINFDFLEKRTKLIFATAWQIANQNRRLSTDDQNELLK; encoded by the coding sequence ATGAAAACCCTTGCTATTCTCTCTCTATTTACGTTAGTTGGTACATGTGCTACCCCAAAATACACGGCAAAAATTGAAAACCTTAAAAACAGCATCACATTTAACGATAGTATTTTGGTAAGAAAATATGCCAATACCATAACCGCCAATGAGCTAAAAACGCACCTCTACAAATTTTGCGACACTAATTTTGAAGGCCGGAAAATTGGCGAACCAGGACAAAAAAAAGCTGCCTTATTCTTAAAAAACTATTATCAAAGCGAAAACATTGCTTCGCCCATTAGTGGCAACCAATATTTTCAAACGGTTCCGTCTAGTTTCATGGAGAACCAATATAACAGTTCAGAAAATGTGTTGGCCTACGTTAAAGGCACAGAAAAGCCAGAAGAGGTCATTATCATTTCTGCTCATTTAGACCATTTGGGCATATCAGAAAACGGCAAAGTATTTCAAGGAGCCGACGATGATGGTTCGGGTAATGTTGCCCTAATGGAAATGGCCCAAGCCTTCAAACTTGCCAAACAAGATGGGCATGGCCCTAAAAGAAGCATCCTGTTTTTACATCTCACGGGAGAAGAGATTGGTCAACGCGGATCAGAATTTTATGTAAAACACCCCGTGTTTCCCCTAAGCCAAACACTTACCAACCTTAATATAGATATGATTGGGCGTGTTGACAATGTTCAAAAACCAAATGAGAACTACCTTTACCTTATAGGGTCTAATCGACTGAGCAAAGAATTGCACTACATCTCAGAAAAAGTAAACAGCACCTATTTCAATCTTAAAATAGATTACAGGTACAACATTGAAGATGAGGAAAACAACTACTATGCGCGTTCAGACCACTATAACTTTGCTCTGCAAGGTATTCCTGTTATTTTTTACTTTAATGGTGAACATGACGATTACCATAAGGTAACTGATACACCTGACAAAATAAACTTCGATTTTTTAGAAAAACGTACGAAACTCATTTTTGCTACAGCTTGGCAAATTGCAAACCAAAATCGCAGACTTTCAACCGACGATCAAAACGAACTGTTAAAATAG
- a CDS encoding universal stress protein codes for MKNILLPTDFSKNSINAIHYAMELLKAEYCQFYVLNVQKASSFITDDLMVVNSSTTVYKTLVDASKKSMQNIIATVKKKYKNRKHQFHTIVDYDNFVDSINQVCDNQDIDLIIMGTHGASGLGKLLFGSNTVRVMQRCPIPVLAIPTGCKFIQLNSVAFTTNNLKVFKQRELKALSDIILQHNSKLNILHVADENHLAQNQTLNEGFFKVYFPHANHEFIDVTGHDIFNVVYSYIENNNIKMLAMMSKKHSFLERLFTRHAVETFAFKIDIPFLVMPVD; via the coding sequence ATGAAAAATATACTACTGCCTACCGATTTTTCTAAAAATTCCATCAACGCTATTCATTACGCTATGGAATTGCTTAAAGCTGAGTATTGTCAATTTTATGTTTTAAATGTTCAGAAGGCGTCATCGTTCATAACAGATGACCTCATGGTGGTCAATTCTTCAACCACCGTTTATAAGACTTTGGTTGATGCCTCAAAAAAATCGATGCAGAATATAATTGCTACTGTTAAAAAGAAATATAAAAACAGAAAGCATCAATTTCACACCATAGTAGATTATGATAATTTTGTAGACTCCATAAATCAAGTTTGTGATAATCAAGATATCGACTTGATTATAATGGGTACGCACGGTGCGTCTGGGCTCGGGAAGTTACTTTTTGGCAGTAATACGGTACGTGTAATGCAGCGCTGCCCAATACCTGTGTTGGCTATTCCAACGGGGTGTAAGTTTATTCAGTTAAATTCGGTTGCCTTTACAACAAATAATTTAAAAGTATTTAAACAGCGAGAGTTGAAGGCTCTTAGCGATATAATATTACAACACAATTCTAAATTAAATATACTTCATGTTGCAGACGAAAACCATTTAGCCCAAAATCAAACTTTAAATGAAGGTTTTTTTAAGGTTTATTTCCCTCATGCGAATCATGAGTTTATAGACGTTACTGGCCATGATATTTTTAATGTCGTTTACAGCTACATTGAAAACAACAATATAAAAATGCTGGCCATGATGAGTAAAAAACATTCATTTTTAGAACGGTTATTCACTAGGCACGCGGTAGAAACTTTTGCATTTAAAATTGATATCCCTTTTTTGGTTATGCCGGTGGATTAA
- a CDS encoding DUF4870 domain-containing protein, which translates to MRQDNQLIVITHLSQLITLVIGFGSLLLPLVFWLTQKDKVYQMDAHGKNIINFQLSLIVYCIICVPLILLFGLGLLGFMVLGLVAVVFPIVNAIKASKGEIPTYPFTFNFIN; encoded by the coding sequence ATGAGACAAGATAATCAACTGATAGTTATAACACACTTAAGCCAACTTATTACCTTAGTTATAGGTTTTGGCAGTTTACTTTTGCCATTGGTTTTTTGGCTTACGCAAAAAGACAAGGTTTACCAAATGGATGCTCACGGCAAAAACATTATTAATTTTCAACTGAGTTTAATAGTATATTGCATTATATGCGTACCGTTGATATTGTTGTTTGGTTTAGGCCTTTTAGGGTTTATGGTTTTAGGGCTGGTAGCTGTCGTATTTCCTATTGTAAATGCTATAAAAGCAAGTAAGGGCGAAATTCCAACTTACCCGTTTACCTTTAATTTTATAAACTAG
- the dnaN gene encoding DNA polymerase III subunit beta, whose product MKFIVSSTYLLKQLQILGGVINNSNTLPILDNFLFELNGNQLTVSASDLETTMSSTLDVESDSEGSAALPARLLLDTLKTFPEQPLTFVVEDNNTVEISSNHGKYALAYADGNEFPKAVALEDPSKTVVTGDVLATAISKTIFAAGNDDLRPVMSGVFFQFSTEGLTFVATDAHKLVKYTRADITANQVAEFIMPKKPLNLLKGILATSEDDVTIEYNESNAKFTFENSELICRLIDGKYPNYEAVIPKENPNKLVIDRNQFLNSVKRVSIYSNKTTHQIRLKIAGAELNISAEDIDYSNKAEERLTCDYQGDDMQIGFNSRFLTEMLNNLNADEVQLEMSMPNRAGILTPVDGLDEGEQVTMLVMPVMLNN is encoded by the coding sequence ATGAAATTTATAGTATCAAGTACTTATTTATTAAAACAATTACAAATATTGGGAGGCGTAATAAATAATTCGAACACCTTACCCATTTTAGATAATTTTCTATTTGAACTGAACGGAAATCAACTTACCGTTTCTGCCAGTGATTTAGAAACGACTATGTCTTCGACCTTAGACGTTGAAAGTGACAGCGAAGGAAGTGCAGCCCTGCCTGCCCGCCTTTTACTCGATACTTTAAAAACATTTCCGGAACAACCATTAACTTTTGTTGTTGAAGACAACAATACCGTTGAAATTAGCTCCAACCATGGCAAATATGCCTTAGCTTATGCCGATGGAAACGAATTTCCTAAAGCTGTTGCTCTCGAAGACCCTAGTAAAACCGTTGTAACGGGTGATGTTTTAGCAACAGCCATTAGCAAAACCATTTTCGCTGCCGGTAACGACGATTTACGTCCGGTGATGAGTGGTGTATTTTTTCAATTTTCAACCGAAGGGCTAACATTCGTTGCTACAGATGCCCACAAGCTTGTAAAATATACTCGAGCAGATATTACCGCCAATCAGGTGGCTGAATTTATCATGCCCAAAAAACCATTAAACTTATTAAAAGGTATTTTGGCAACCAGTGAAGATGATGTTACGATAGAATACAACGAATCTAACGCTAAATTTACTTTTGAAAATTCTGAATTAATCTGTAGGTTAATTGACGGAAAATATCCTAATTACGAAGCTGTAATTCCAAAGGAAAATCCTAACAAATTGGTTATTGACAGAAACCAGTTTTTGAATTCCGTTAAACGTGTAAGTATTTATTCTAACAAAACAACGCATCAAATACGATTAAAAATTGCTGGTGCTGAATTGAATATTTCTGCCGAAGACATTGATTACAGTAATAAAGCCGAAGAGCGTTTAACCTGCGATTATCAAGGTGACGACATGCAAATTGGCTTTAACTCCCGTTTTTTAACCGAAATGCTAAACAACCTAAATGCCGATGAAGTTCAGCTAGAAATGAGTATGCCAAACAGGGCTGGTATTTTAACCCCTGTAGATGGTTTGGACGAAGGCGAACAAGTTACCATGTTGGTTATGCCGGTAATGCTTAACAATTAA
- the gldG gene encoding gliding motility-associated ABC transporter substrate-binding protein GldG translates to MNKFLKHIVVLTIVLIALNFLSSKIYKRFDFTADKRYTLSESAVDVIKNVDSPIVIDVFLEGEGFPSEFRRLQNETRQLLEEFQAENGNITFKFINPLEDETNRDRNIQQLTQRGLTPMQLSVQENGKSSQAVIFPWALASYNNQTVTISLVKNKIGANQQELVSNSVQHLEYAFADGFSKLTKPKRRKIAILKGNKQLEDKYIADFVKKLGEYYFIAPFTLDSVAANPQKTLKEIEGFDLVISAKPTEAFTEDEKLVLDQYIMNGGKSLWMVDAVVMEKDSLYNADGKNYAIARDLNLTDFFFKYGVRINPVMVSSLYSAPITLAMGSGNESQFQHLKWPYSPLASSNSNHPIVNNLNLVKFDFANQIDTLKNNVEKTILLESAPYTKLEGTPREVNLNIVTKKQNPELFNTGNQTLAVLLEGAFHSVYENRIKPFKLSEVKNLSHPTKIIVIADGDVVKNDLVRNVPQELGFDRWTGQTYGNKEFLLNAVNYLLDDNGLINIRSKEIAVAFLNQQKIAEQKTKWQLINIVFPLILLGVFGLLFNVFRRKKYTS, encoded by the coding sequence TTGAATAAATTTTTAAAACATATTGTCGTATTAACTATTGTATTAATTGCACTTAATTTTTTAAGCAGCAAAATATACAAACGCTTCGATTTTACAGCCGATAAGCGCTATACACTTAGCGAATCTGCAGTCGATGTCATTAAAAACGTCGACTCTCCCATAGTTATTGATGTCTTTTTAGAAGGAGAAGGGTTTCCGTCAGAATTCAGAAGGCTTCAAAACGAAACCCGACAATTACTTGAAGAGTTTCAAGCTGAAAACGGTAATATCACTTTTAAATTTATCAATCCTCTTGAAGATGAAACTAACCGCGACCGTAACATTCAACAATTAACACAGCGTGGACTAACCCCAATGCAACTCAGTGTTCAAGAAAATGGTAAATCTTCGCAGGCTGTAATTTTTCCATGGGCTCTGGCAAGTTACAACAATCAAACGGTAACCATTTCATTGGTTAAAAACAAAATTGGAGCCAATCAACAGGAATTGGTTTCTAACTCTGTACAGCACCTCGAATATGCTTTTGCCGATGGCTTTAGTAAACTTACCAAGCCCAAGCGTCGAAAAATAGCGATTTTAAAAGGCAATAAACAACTTGAAGACAAGTACATTGCCGATTTTGTAAAAAAACTGGGCGAATACTACTTTATTGCGCCTTTTACCTTGGATAGTGTAGCTGCCAATCCGCAAAAAACACTTAAGGAAATTGAAGGTTTCGATTTGGTGATTTCGGCTAAACCTACCGAGGCGTTTACTGAAGACGAAAAATTGGTGTTGGACCAATATATCATGAATGGCGGTAAAAGCTTATGGATGGTCGATGCGGTAGTTATGGAAAAAGATAGCCTATACAATGCAGATGGAAAAAACTATGCTATTGCACGCGATTTAAACCTTACCGATTTTTTCTTTAAATACGGTGTACGCATCAATCCCGTTATGGTGAGCTCACTATACTCTGCCCCCATTACTTTGGCCATGGGCAGCGGTAACGAATCGCAATTTCAGCACTTAAAATGGCCTTATTCCCCGTTAGCCAGTAGCAACAGCAACCATCCCATTGTAAATAATTTAAACTTAGTGAAATTCGATTTTGCCAACCAAATCGACACCTTAAAAAATAACGTTGAAAAAACCATTCTTTTAGAATCTGCTCCATACACAAAATTAGAAGGCACGCCTCGGGAGGTAAACCTAAACATTGTTACCAAAAAGCAAAATCCCGAATTGTTCAATACTGGCAACCAAACACTAGCGGTACTATTGGAGGGTGCATTTCATTCGGTCTATGAAAACCGTATAAAGCCTTTTAAGCTTTCAGAAGTAAAAAATCTAAGCCACCCCACTAAAATAATTGTTATCGCAGATGGCGATGTGGTGAAAAACGATTTGGTGAGAAATGTACCCCAAGAATTAGGCTTCGACCGATGGACAGGGCAAACCTATGGCAACAAAGAATTTTTGCTTAATGCCGTAAATTACCTTTTAGACGACAACGGACTTATAAACATTCGTTCTAAAGAAATTGCCGTGGCATTTTTAAACCAACAAAAAATCGCTGAACAAAAAACTAAATGGCAGCTTATAAACATTGTGTTTCCGTTAATTTTACTGGGTGTTTTTGGTTTGCTTTTCAACGTCTTTAGAAGGAAAAAATACACCTCCTAA
- the gldF gene encoding gliding motility-associated ABC transporter permease subunit GldF → MFAILKKEINSFFASPIGYLVIGVFLVLNGVFLWLFKGDFNILNYGFADLSSFFLLAPWILLFLIPAVTMRSFSDEKKQGTLELLLTKPISVFRIVLGKYFGAFILIIFALIPTLLYVYTVYELGNPIGNLDMASTWGSYFGLLFLVAAYNAIGVFASTLSDNQIVAFITAVFICFIFYIGFEGIADFASSNFIEQLGMNAHYKSMSRGVLDTRDIVYFLSVTLFFLILTKLKLDNERK, encoded by the coding sequence ATGTTTGCCATACTTAAAAAAGAAATAAACTCATTTTTTGCTTCACCAATCGGCTATTTGGTAATTGGTGTTTTTCTGGTGTTAAACGGTGTATTTCTTTGGTTATTTAAAGGCGATTTCAATATTCTCAATTATGGTTTTGCCGATTTATCGTCGTTCTTTTTATTGGCGCCTTGGATTTTACTGTTTTTAATCCCCGCGGTAACCATGCGCAGCTTTTCGGACGAAAAAAAACAAGGCACCCTAGAATTGCTGCTTACTAAGCCCATATCGGTTTTCCGTATTGTTTTAGGAAAATATTTTGGTGCGTTCATTCTAATTATTTTCGCACTTATACCTACACTTCTCTATGTCTATACAGTTTACGAATTGGGCAATCCAATTGGTAATCTAGACATGGCCAGCACTTGGGGCTCGTATTTTGGACTTTTGTTTTTAGTAGCAGCCTACAATGCCATTGGCGTATTCGCATCAACACTTTCCGATAATCAAATTGTAGCTTTTATTACGGCCGTTTTTATATGCTTTATTTTTTATATTGGATTTGAAGGCATAGCCGATTTTGCCTCCAGTAATTTTATAGAACAATTAGGTATGAATGCCCACTATAAAAGTATGAGCAGAGGTGTTTTGGATACCCGCGACATTGTTTATTTTCTGAGTGTAACACTGTTCTTTTTAATATTAACCAAGTTAAAATTAGATAACGAGCGCAAATGA